One Microlunatus soli genomic window carries:
- the rimO gene encoding 30S ribosomal protein S12 methylthiotransferase RimO, which yields MSTDSLAPGTPAADDLTSVHLVTLGCARNEVDSEELAARLAEGGFRLVDDPQGADAVMVNTCGFIESAKKDSVDTLLAASDLKIDGQAQAVVAVGCMAERYGKDLADSLPEADAVLGFDDYDDIAGKLNAILAGEQHVPHVPTDRRKLLPVSPVDRRNSAIATPGMHTAPDLPSDLAPASGPRALRRRLGSGPSAPLKMASGCDRRCSFCAIPRFRGAYVSRTPDEVVAEARWLATQGVREVFLVSENSSSYGKDLGDIRLLEKLLGRLSEIDDLDWIRVSYLQPAEMRPGLVEAMTSTAKVVPYFDLSFQHASADVLRRMRRFGDPESFLGLIASIRDRAPQAGIRSNVITGFPGETAEDVQTLADFLTEARLDAIGVFGYSDESDTEAIGMDHKISEDEIERRRAEIADLAEELVAQRAEERIGERVTVLIESEEDGESIGRAEHQGPEVDGVVRLPQVRAAEIGDLVEAVVTGSEGVDLIAEVG from the coding sequence ATGAGCACCGATTCCCTCGCCCCGGGCACCCCGGCCGCCGATGATCTGACCAGTGTCCATCTCGTGACGCTGGGCTGTGCCCGCAACGAGGTCGACTCCGAAGAGCTTGCGGCGCGCCTCGCCGAGGGCGGGTTCCGGCTGGTCGACGACCCGCAGGGCGCCGATGCCGTGATGGTCAACACCTGCGGCTTCATCGAGAGCGCCAAGAAGGACTCGGTGGACACCCTGCTGGCCGCCTCCGATCTGAAGATCGACGGGCAGGCTCAGGCCGTGGTCGCCGTCGGCTGCATGGCCGAGCGCTACGGCAAGGACCTCGCCGACTCGTTGCCGGAGGCCGACGCCGTCCTCGGCTTCGACGACTACGACGACATCGCCGGCAAGCTGAACGCCATCCTGGCCGGCGAGCAGCACGTCCCGCATGTACCGACCGACCGCCGCAAGCTGTTGCCGGTCAGCCCGGTCGACCGACGCAACAGTGCGATCGCCACCCCCGGCATGCACACCGCCCCCGATCTGCCGAGCGACCTGGCGCCGGCCAGCGGCCCGCGCGCCCTGCGCCGTCGGCTCGGATCCGGGCCGAGTGCCCCTCTGAAAATGGCCTCGGGCTGCGACCGTCGCTGCAGCTTCTGCGCGATTCCACGCTTCCGCGGCGCCTACGTGTCCCGGACACCGGACGAGGTGGTCGCCGAGGCCCGTTGGTTGGCGACCCAGGGCGTACGGGAGGTCTTCCTGGTCAGCGAGAACTCCTCCTCCTACGGCAAGGACCTGGGCGACATCCGGCTACTGGAGAAGCTGCTCGGCCGGCTGTCCGAGATCGACGACCTGGACTGGATCCGGGTCTCCTACCTGCAGCCGGCCGAGATGCGACCCGGTCTGGTCGAGGCGATGACCAGCACCGCAAAGGTAGTGCCCTACTTCGACCTGTCCTTCCAACACGCCTCGGCCGATGTGCTCCGCCGGATGCGCCGCTTCGGTGACCCGGAGTCCTTCCTGGGCCTGATCGCCAGCATCCGGGACCGGGCGCCGCAGGCGGGGATCCGGTCCAACGTGATTACCGGCTTCCCCGGCGAGACAGCCGAGGACGTCCAGACCTTGGCTGATTTCCTGACCGAGGCAAGACTGGATGCGATCGGGGTCTTCGGCTACTCCGACGAATCGGACACCGAGGCGATCGGCATGGATCACAAGATCAGCGAGGACGAGATCGAACGACGCCGTGCCGAGATCGCCGACCTGGCCGAGGAACTCGTCGCCCAACGCGCCGAGGAGCGGATCGGTGAGCGGGTGACGGTGTTGATCGAATCGGAGGAGGACGGCGAATCGATCGGCCGGGCCGAACACCAGGGCCCTGAGGTCGACGGCGTGGTCCGGCTGCCGCAGGTCAGGGCCGCCGAGATCGGTGACCTGGTCGAGGCCGTGGTCACCGGCAGCGAGGGTGTCGATCTGATCGCCGAGGTCGGATGA
- a CDS encoding MFS transporter, whose translation MSAEGMPEGLVDDAPSTATGWTRYGRGAVLAAAVGYGLDGFDLLILSFALGGIISSLGLSDPQAGSLTTVTLLGAVLGGIVFGILSDRYGRVRMLTYSVIFFAVFTGLSALAQGYYDLAAYRFVAGIGIGGEFGIGMTLAAEATSARLRARATSWVGIGFQCGVLAAALVSAPIIAVFGWRGLFVVGVLPAVAAIIIRKQLPESPTFLQRQQDGPVGRQRLRLSYLVADRATVGYTVAMIILTSVQNFGYFGIISWLPTYLAKNVGLDLTSSALWTAVTVLGMMTGIITFGQLADRVGRRPTFRIFQLGAAASVLIYSQLHDPTAILIGGFVMGLFANGMLGGYGALMAELYPTRARATAQNVLFNVGRGIGGFAPFLIALVASANGFGFALALLSSIYVLAFLAMFLIPERKGTELT comes from the coding sequence ATGAGTGCTGAGGGTATGCCGGAGGGGCTCGTCGACGATGCGCCGAGCACGGCGACGGGCTGGACCCGCTACGGTCGGGGCGCGGTGCTGGCTGCCGCCGTCGGCTACGGGCTGGACGGCTTCGACCTGTTGATCTTGAGTTTCGCGCTCGGTGGCATCATCAGCTCGCTCGGTCTGTCCGACCCGCAGGCCGGCAGCCTGACCACGGTGACCTTGCTGGGTGCGGTGCTCGGCGGCATCGTGTTCGGCATCCTCAGCGACCGCTATGGCCGGGTCCGGATGCTGACCTACTCGGTGATCTTCTTCGCCGTCTTCACCGGTCTGTCGGCGCTCGCCCAGGGTTACTACGACCTGGCGGCGTACCGTTTCGTCGCCGGCATCGGGATCGGTGGTGAATTCGGGATCGGCATGACGCTGGCCGCCGAGGCGACCTCGGCGCGGCTCCGGGCCCGGGCCACTTCCTGGGTCGGGATCGGCTTCCAGTGCGGTGTTCTGGCCGCTGCTCTGGTGTCGGCGCCGATCATCGCCGTGTTCGGCTGGCGCGGACTCTTCGTCGTCGGCGTGCTCCCCGCGGTGGCGGCGATCATCATCCGCAAGCAGCTGCCGGAGTCGCCGACCTTCCTGCAGCGTCAGCAGGACGGCCCGGTCGGCCGGCAGCGGCTGAGACTGAGTTATCTGGTCGCCGACCGAGCCACCGTGGGCTACACGGTGGCGATGATCATCTTGACCTCGGTGCAGAATTTCGGCTACTTCGGCATCATCAGCTGGCTGCCCACCTACCTGGCCAAGAACGTCGGCCTGGACCTGACGTCGTCGGCGTTGTGGACCGCGGTCACCGTGCTCGGCATGATGACCGGGATCATCACCTTCGGGCAGCTGGCCGACCGGGTCGGCCGTCGACCGACGTTCCGGATCTTCCAGCTCGGCGCCGCGGCGTCGGTGCTGATCTACAGCCAGTTGCACGATCCGACCGCGATCCTGATCGGCGGCTTCGTGATGGGCCTGTTCGCCAACGGGATGCTCGGCGGCTACGGCGCCCTGATGGCCGAGTTGTATCCGACCCGGGCCAGGGCGACCGCGCAGAACGTGCTGTTCAACGTCGGCCGCGGGATCGGCGGCTTCGCGCCGTTCCTGATCGCCCTGGTGGCCAGCGCCAACGGCTTCGGCTTCGCCCTCGCGCTGTTGTCCAGCATCTATGTGCTGGCGTTCCTGGCGATGTTCCTGATCCCCGAACGCAAGGGCACCGAACTGACCTGA
- a CDS encoding TetR/AcrR family transcriptional regulator, with product MPRVVDHQQRRAEIVHAVWQLIARRGIAGVTLRAVAAEAEISMGRVQHYFSSREELVLHGCRMMLDGAQEALARNTDDLTPWQELCVLVRHSIPQTPEFAVGTIVWNAYIALAVDSPAIADLVRRAHRDGVERARDLLVAAQADGTVRDDLDPRRTGQRLLALSEGYGVRVLAGSLDAAEALDVVDAELRGLLDANGTSAER from the coding sequence GTGCCCCGAGTCGTCGACCACCAGCAGCGCCGCGCCGAGATCGTCCATGCCGTCTGGCAACTGATCGCTCGGCGGGGGATTGCCGGCGTCACCCTGCGCGCCGTTGCGGCCGAGGCGGAGATCTCGATGGGGCGGGTGCAGCACTACTTCTCCTCCCGGGAGGAGTTGGTGCTGCACGGCTGCCGGATGATGTTGGACGGTGCACAGGAGGCGCTGGCCCGGAACACCGACGACCTGACGCCCTGGCAGGAACTGTGCGTACTGGTGCGGCACAGCATTCCGCAGACGCCGGAGTTCGCCGTCGGCACGATCGTGTGGAACGCCTACATCGCGCTGGCGGTCGACTCGCCGGCGATCGCCGATCTGGTCCGACGCGCCCATCGCGACGGCGTCGAACGCGCCCGGGACCTGCTCGTCGCCGCCCAGGCCGACGGGACGGTCCGCGACGATCTCGATCCGCGGCGGACCGGGCAGCGGCTGCTGGCCCTGTCGGAGGGGTACGGCGTCCGGGTACTGGCCGGCAGTCTGGACGCAGCAGAGGCACTCGACGTCGTCGACGCCGAGCTGCGCGGGCTGCTGGACGCCAACGGCACCTCGGCCGAGCGATGA
- a CDS encoding ABC transporter ATP-binding protein, producing MTSSTLAAAERAPAGRFRRWVATTVGVGRSYLGHAELVWRSAPAAVIAALSLTLVGAAASTAGIVLLGKVVGAATAAADGSGDLEQGLRWMAWLAVSFLIPPVSGAAVSVLSQHIMSAAVARVGALTSEFASAPDGIEQLEDPTAARRLHRMVQAIGEWTYLEGIGATWTVLQTRLSGIGAFAVIADWHWWAAVLLAIGYLTTGRALTAWLLAIFADMALEPPMQRRRASYLFDVLMKGNAAKEIRLFGLPQWMIERYGRLWQQAMVDVWRRRNRTIRPVIATTVVMLLCAVAFYGVLGWETWTGIVPAGTATALVGASMGLQAIGMLGDEQVLCTQAIATTDRLRRARIEVGLPGLSPAPDPTPRPAPVADDQPTRPARIRIEDLHFGYPSRQTPIFSGLDLEVPAGQSIAIVGVNGAGKSTLIKLLCGLYRPDAGSIRIDDAAPAADRRARERVAVIFQDFVRYQLSLKENVALGARGAPDTEAVVSRSLHDAAGDDILDRLGGNWDTVLSGEYRGGTDLSGGQWQRVALARALAAIAGGSGVLVLDEPTAALDVRAEAHLFDRFLEVTRGMTTVLVSHRLSSVRHADRIVVIDNGRIVEDGSHDQLLERGGRYADMFTLQASRFVAASGADATDNEELPC from the coding sequence ATGACCTCCTCCACTCTCGCCGCAGCGGAGCGCGCCCCGGCCGGTCGGTTCCGACGGTGGGTCGCTACCACGGTCGGCGTCGGTCGCTCCTATCTCGGTCATGCCGAGCTCGTCTGGCGGTCGGCTCCAGCGGCGGTGATCGCCGCGCTGTCGCTGACCCTGGTCGGTGCAGCGGCGTCCACCGCCGGGATCGTGCTGTTGGGCAAGGTGGTCGGAGCTGCCACCGCAGCCGCCGACGGATCGGGCGACCTCGAGCAAGGGCTGCGCTGGATGGCCTGGCTTGCGGTGAGCTTCCTGATCCCACCGGTCTCCGGCGCCGCGGTCAGCGTGCTGAGCCAGCACATCATGTCCGCCGCGGTGGCCCGGGTCGGCGCGTTGACCAGCGAGTTCGCCAGCGCCCCGGACGGGATCGAGCAGTTGGAGGATCCGACCGCAGCACGACGACTGCATCGGATGGTGCAGGCGATCGGCGAATGGACCTATCTGGAAGGCATCGGCGCAACCTGGACGGTGCTGCAGACGAGGCTGAGTGGTATCGGCGCGTTCGCCGTCATCGCCGACTGGCACTGGTGGGCCGCGGTCCTGCTGGCGATCGGCTATCTCACCACCGGTCGCGCGTTGACGGCCTGGCTGCTGGCGATCTTCGCCGACATGGCACTCGAACCACCGATGCAGCGCCGCCGAGCCAGTTACCTGTTCGACGTCTTGATGAAAGGCAACGCAGCAAAGGAGATCCGACTGTTCGGCCTGCCGCAGTGGATGATCGAACGCTACGGCCGGCTCTGGCAGCAGGCGATGGTCGACGTCTGGCGACGCCGCAACCGGACCATCCGGCCGGTGATCGCCACGACGGTGGTGATGTTGCTGTGCGCCGTCGCGTTCTACGGCGTGCTCGGCTGGGAGACCTGGACCGGGATCGTCCCAGCAGGCACAGCAACTGCTCTGGTCGGTGCCTCGATGGGCCTACAGGCCATCGGCATGCTCGGCGACGAGCAGGTGCTCTGCACCCAGGCGATCGCCACCACCGACCGACTTCGTCGGGCCCGGATCGAGGTCGGACTGCCCGGCCTGTCGCCGGCCCCGGACCCGACGCCGCGGCCAGCACCGGTGGCCGATGATCAGCCGACGAGGCCGGCTCGGATCCGGATCGAAGATCTCCACTTCGGCTACCCGAGCCGACAGACGCCGATCTTCTCCGGCCTGGACCTGGAGGTGCCCGCCGGGCAGTCGATCGCCATCGTCGGTGTCAACGGTGCCGGCAAGTCGACCCTGATCAAGCTGCTCTGCGGGCTGTACCGTCCCGATGCCGGCAGCATCCGGATCGACGACGCCGCGCCGGCCGCCGACCGGCGCGCCCGAGAACGGGTGGCGGTGATCTTCCAGGACTTCGTCCGCTATCAGCTGTCGCTGAAGGAGAATGTCGCCCTCGGTGCGCGTGGAGCACCCGATACCGAGGCCGTGGTCAGCCGCTCGCTGCATGATGCCGCCGGCGACGACATCCTGGACCGACTGGGCGGCAATTGGGACACGGTGTTGTCCGGGGAGTATCGCGGCGGCACCGACCTTTCCGGTGGCCAGTGGCAGCGGGTCGCGCTCGCCCGAGCCCTGGCGGCGATCGCCGGCGGCTCCGGCGTGCTGGTGTTGGACGAGCCGACGGCAGCACTCGACGTTCGTGCCGAGGCGCACCTCTTCGACCGGTTCCTGGAGGTCACCCGAGGGATGACCACGGTGCTGGTCAGTCACCGACTCAGCTCGGTCCGCCATGCCGACCGGATCGTGGTGATCGACAACGGCCGGATCGTCGAGGACGGCAGCCATGATCAACTGCTCGAGCGCGGCGGTCGCTACGCCGACATGTTCACCCTGCAGGCCAGCCGATTCGTGGCGGCCTCCGGGGCCGATGCGACCGACAATGAGGAACTCCCATGCTGA
- a CDS encoding DNA translocase FtsK, whose translation MATRASSPARTRTSSSASARGGSTSRSPGSKKPTSRKSATPRKGSSPRNQPRKQRPDRPSAGAVIGRGLRGAWMGVAHAVGGGARKVGTGRDEIDPALRRDGAGLLMIAMAIVVAAQFWWGLPNPVGNWVQVGVTSVIGTLAYASPILLAAMAWRTLRHPDHNGPGGRQFVGWSAALLGLLGLINLAQGLPRPNDPEKLRAAGGVLGFISSSLLHDLLKTNFVVVPLLVLLMMFGVVVIIGIPLHEMPSRFADLRDRMMPGRVIDGEVVEEPEYDTDQAYDTPMITDGRKSRRKKKDKDEQPQAIGDRVDLVEDTGSQDTPEQTGDGGTDVEPLTDDDARTADQEQPQTPEPVVADRGPVTAGLPPGFHVRGEEDDDAELEPPQHTPPPQRVEQLQLSGDVQYLLPDSAELKQGTVPRARTEASDGVVGRLTGVFEQFNIDAQVTGYSRGPTVTRYEVELGPAVKVEKVTALSKNIAYAVASNEVRILSPIPGKSAIGIEIPNTDKEIVSLGDVLRSNTARNDQHPMTVGMGKDVEGGFVIANMSKMPHLLVAGATGAGKSVFMNSLITSILMRATPDEVRMLLVDPKRVELSIYEGIPHLVTPIITAPKKAAEALQWVVREMDMRYDDLAHFGFRHVNDFNKAVRAGTVTPPEGSERKLEPYPYLLVIVDELADLMMVAPRDVEDSIVRITQLARAAGIHLVLATQRPSTDVVTGLIKANVPSRLAFATSSMTDSRVILDSPGAEKLVGQGDALFLPMGAGKPVRIQGAWVGESEIRKVVSHVTEQLKPQYREDVVQAPAAKKVAEDIGDDLELVLQAVELVVTLQLGSTSMLQRKLRVGFAKAGRLMDILETRGIVGPSEGSKPRDVLVKPDDLDAVLENLRAG comes from the coding sequence ATGGCGACCCGCGCGTCTTCCCCAGCGCGGACTCGTACCTCCAGCTCCGCGTCCGCGCGGGGCGGGTCGACTTCGCGCTCGCCCGGAAGCAAGAAACCCACCAGCCGTAAGTCGGCGACCCCTCGTAAGGGTTCCTCCCCGCGGAATCAGCCGCGCAAGCAGCGGCCGGACCGCCCGTCCGCGGGTGCAGTGATCGGACGTGGCCTGCGCGGCGCCTGGATGGGGGTCGCCCATGCCGTCGGAGGCGGTGCCCGCAAGGTCGGCACCGGCCGCGACGAGATCGATCCCGCGCTGCGCCGCGACGGTGCCGGGCTGCTGATGATCGCGATGGCGATCGTGGTCGCCGCCCAGTTCTGGTGGGGCTTGCCGAACCCGGTCGGCAACTGGGTGCAGGTCGGCGTCACGAGCGTGATCGGAACGCTGGCCTACGCTTCGCCGATCCTGCTGGCCGCGATGGCCTGGCGGACCTTGCGACATCCCGATCACAACGGCCCCGGCGGACGCCAGTTCGTCGGCTGGAGTGCTGCGCTGCTCGGTCTGCTCGGATTGATCAACCTGGCGCAGGGGCTGCCCCGGCCGAACGACCCGGAGAAGCTGCGGGCCGCCGGCGGCGTCCTCGGGTTCATCTCCTCCTCGCTGTTGCACGACCTGCTGAAGACCAACTTCGTCGTGGTGCCGCTGCTGGTGCTGCTGATGATGTTCGGCGTGGTGGTGATCATCGGTATTCCGCTGCACGAGATGCCGTCGCGGTTCGCCGACCTGCGTGATCGGATGATGCCGGGACGGGTGATCGACGGCGAGGTCGTGGAGGAGCCGGAGTACGACACCGACCAGGCCTACGACACCCCGATGATCACCGACGGACGCAAGTCCCGTCGGAAGAAGAAGGACAAGGACGAGCAGCCGCAGGCGATCGGCGACCGGGTCGACCTGGTCGAGGACACCGGGAGCCAGGACACGCCGGAGCAGACCGGCGACGGCGGGACCGACGTCGAGCCCTTGACCGACGACGATGCGCGGACAGCGGATCAGGAGCAGCCGCAGACGCCGGAACCGGTCGTCGCCGATCGTGGCCCGGTGACCGCCGGGCTGCCGCCGGGCTTCCACGTCCGCGGCGAAGAGGACGACGACGCCGAGCTGGAACCGCCGCAGCACACGCCGCCGCCGCAACGGGTGGAGCAACTGCAGCTCTCCGGCGATGTCCAGTACCTGTTGCCGGATTCCGCAGAGCTCAAGCAGGGAACGGTTCCGCGAGCTCGGACCGAGGCCTCCGACGGAGTCGTCGGACGGCTGACCGGCGTCTTCGAACAGTTCAACATCGACGCCCAGGTCACCGGCTACAGCCGGGGACCGACCGTGACCCGCTACGAGGTCGAGCTCGGCCCGGCGGTCAAGGTGGAGAAGGTCACTGCGCTGAGCAAGAACATCGCCTACGCGGTGGCCTCGAACGAGGTCCGGATCCTGTCCCCGATCCCGGGCAAGTCCGCGATCGGCATCGAGATCCCCAACACCGACAAGGAGATCGTCTCCCTCGGTGACGTGCTGCGGTCCAACACCGCGCGCAATGATCAACATCCGATGACCGTCGGGATGGGCAAGGACGTCGAGGGCGGCTTCGTGATCGCCAACATGTCCAAGATGCCGCACCTGTTGGTGGCCGGTGCGACCGGCGCCGGCAAGTCGGTCTTCATGAACTCCTTGATCACCTCGATCCTGATGCGGGCGACACCCGACGAGGTCCGGATGCTGCTGGTCGACCCGAAGCGGGTGGAGTTGTCGATCTACGAGGGCATCCCGCATCTGGTGACCCCGATCATCACCGCGCCGAAGAAGGCCGCCGAAGCGTTGCAGTGGGTGGTCCGCGAGATGGACATGCGCTACGACGACCTGGCGCACTTCGGGTTCCGGCATGTGAACGACTTCAACAAGGCGGTCCGGGCCGGGACGGTGACGCCACCGGAGGGCTCGGAGCGCAAGCTGGAGCCGTACCCGTACCTGCTGGTGATCGTCGACGAGCTGGCCGATCTGATGATGGTCGCGCCCCGCGACGTCGAGGATTCGATCGTACGGATCACCCAGCTCGCCCGAGCTGCCGGCATCCACCTGGTGCTGGCCACCCAGCGGCCGAGTACCGACGTGGTGACCGGTCTGATCAAGGCCAACGTGCCGAGCCGGCTGGCGTTCGCCACGTCGTCGATGACCGACTCCCGGGTGATCCTGGACTCCCCGGGTGCGGAGAAACTCGTCGGCCAGGGCGATGCGCTGTTCCTGCCGATGGGAGCCGGCAAACCGGTCCGGATCCAGGGCGCCTGGGTCGGCGAGTCGGAGATCCGCAAGGTCGTCTCGCACGTCACCGAGCAGCTGAAACCGCAGTATCGCGAGGATGTCGTCCAGGCACCGGCGGCCAAGAAGGTCGCCGAGGACATCGGGGACGATCTCGAACTGGTGCTGCAGGCTGTCGAACTGGTGGTCACCCTGCAGCTCGGCTCGACGTCGATGCTGCAGCGCAAGTTGCGGGTCGGCTTCGCCAAGGCCGGTCGACTGATGGACATCCTGGAGACCCGCGGCATCGTCGGTCCGTCGGAGGGCTCCAAGCCACGTGACGTGCTGGTCAAGCCCGATGATCTGGACGCGGTGCTGGAGAACCTCCGAGCCGGCTGA
- a CDS encoding alpha/beta fold hydrolase, producing MSRDPLTEPDPTTSGHRREPGRHRRRLVIGALAVSLLANVVLIGTRDSGGIGSWRSQAGRLAYLSAYDEALAAMPSHRAYDVPTDFGTVRGYLFASPTVEDRRTNTDTTPIVLLPGWGSGTPMWQINLSGLVRHRPVYALDALGDAGRSIQSVPLDSAAAQAAWVEQALAGLKIKKAHIVGHSFGGWSATNFAIRYPGRVASLSLLDPVQTFGPIRASVVVRSLAFTLPLLPDSWRDAALADIGGTEQIDRNDPLTRMVALGNQHFVSHRSFPSRFSDPQLRSISFPVYAAMAADSAVNGDPDKAVARARRLVAGISIRSWPGASHSLPMERPAEINAELVAFMDRIG from the coding sequence ATGAGTCGAGACCCCCTGACCGAGCCGGATCCCACCACGAGCGGCCATCGCCGGGAGCCGGGCCGTCATCGCCGACGACTGGTGATCGGAGCGCTGGCCGTCTCACTGCTGGCCAATGTCGTCCTGATCGGCACCCGGGATTCCGGGGGTATCGGGTCCTGGCGCAGCCAGGCGGGGCGGCTCGCCTACCTGTCCGCCTACGACGAGGCACTGGCGGCGATGCCATCCCACCGGGCGTACGACGTGCCGACCGACTTCGGCACCGTCCGCGGCTACCTGTTCGCCAGCCCGACCGTCGAGGATCGTCGGACCAACACCGACACGACGCCGATCGTGCTGCTCCCGGGCTGGGGGTCGGGGACGCCGATGTGGCAGATCAACCTCAGCGGCCTGGTCCGGCACCGCCCGGTCTATGCGCTGGACGCGCTCGGCGACGCCGGCCGCTCGATCCAGTCCGTGCCGCTGGACTCCGCCGCAGCTCAGGCCGCGTGGGTCGAGCAAGCCCTGGCCGGACTCAAGATCAAGAAGGCCCACATCGTCGGCCACTCCTTCGGCGGCTGGTCCGCGACGAACTTCGCGATCAGATATCCGGGACGCGTCGCCTCGTTGAGCCTGCTCGACCCGGTGCAGACGTTCGGACCGATCCGCGCCTCCGTCGTCGTCCGGTCGCTGGCCTTCACCCTTCCGTTGCTGCCGGATTCGTGGCGCGACGCCGCGCTGGCCGACATCGGCGGCACCGAGCAGATCGACCGGAACGATCCGTTGACGCGGATGGTCGCCCTCGGCAATCAGCATTTCGTCTCCCATCGCTCGTTCCCGAGCCGGTTCAGCGACCCCCAGCTGCGGTCGATCAGCTTCCCGGTGTACGCCGCGATGGCAGCCGACAGCGCAGTGAACGGTGACCCCGACAAGGCCGTGGCACGGGCCCGTCGGCTGGTCGCCGGGATCAGCATTCGGAGCTGGCCGGGCGCCTCCCATTCACTGCCGATGGAACGGCCGGCGGAGATCAACGCCGAATTGGTGGCCTTCATGGACCGGATCGGCTGA
- a CDS encoding ABC transporter ATP-binding protein, with product MIRSVWLVIAASIRVSPWQSAVCLLETLSNAAGLLQPLFIAWLITGAIERDPALVLRAVCCLVGSLTVVVVLMIIGNNARVSQYERVGFWFDTEISRLTSSIATLDHLQSAEYQDRAQTLRDHQGQLGFAFNGVLNALRAAVTGVGTLVLALTADPRMLLVVLAGLPVVLSTRWTTRWQTATDDAAAQPSRHVKHLLGLATEPGPGAEVRVFGLQNWLRDATATATRGWLDRRVGLARRQGLLESAGNVIFFVVAVIVLGWMLIDTIRGQVSIADFVLAATLITRLQMISESLQWSIRMLVRVSDDGGRFLWLRDYTAAQAARQRGTTTPPDRLSTGISTVGLGYTYPGADSPTLTDVDLELPAGAVVAVVGENGAGKSTLIGLLTGMLRPTTGSVLVDGVDLEQFDIAQWRSRMSGAFQDYARLEFSAQQSIGVGNLDDLDDRPAVRDALDEAAATDVLTALPSGLDTQLGTTWPDGVELSGGQWQRLAIARGMMRDSPLLLVLDEPTAALDAGTEHALFERYAEAARRTGGHGGVTLLVTHRFSTVAAADLVIVLRDGSVAEIGTHAELYSRGSHYAELYDLQARGYR from the coding sequence ATGATCAGATCCGTCTGGCTGGTGATCGCGGCGTCGATCCGGGTCAGTCCCTGGCAGAGTGCGGTCTGCCTGCTCGAGACGCTCAGCAATGCGGCCGGGCTGCTGCAGCCGCTCTTCATCGCCTGGTTGATCACCGGCGCGATCGAACGCGACCCTGCGCTGGTGTTGCGGGCGGTCTGCTGCCTGGTCGGATCGCTGACCGTGGTGGTGGTGCTGATGATCATCGGCAACAACGCCCGGGTATCCCAGTACGAACGGGTCGGCTTCTGGTTCGACACCGAGATCTCTCGGCTGACCTCCTCGATCGCCACGCTGGATCATCTGCAGAGCGCGGAGTATCAGGACCGTGCACAGACGCTGCGTGATCATCAGGGCCAACTCGGCTTCGCCTTCAACGGCGTGTTGAACGCCTTGCGCGCCGCCGTCACCGGCGTCGGCACCCTGGTGTTGGCGCTGACCGCCGATCCGAGGATGTTGCTGGTCGTGCTGGCCGGACTGCCGGTGGTGCTCAGCACCCGCTGGACCACCCGGTGGCAGACCGCGACCGACGACGCCGCGGCCCAGCCCAGCCGCCACGTCAAGCATCTGCTGGGATTGGCGACCGAGCCCGGACCGGGTGCCGAGGTCCGGGTCTTCGGCCTGCAGAACTGGCTACGGGACGCGACCGCGACCGCGACCCGGGGATGGCTGGACCGGCGGGTCGGCCTGGCCCGCCGGCAGGGCCTGCTGGAAAGTGCCGGCAACGTGATCTTCTTCGTCGTCGCGGTCATCGTGCTGGGCTGGATGTTGATCGACACCATCCGCGGTCAGGTGTCCATCGCCGACTTCGTCCTCGCCGCCACGCTGATCACCCGGCTGCAGATGATCAGCGAGTCGCTGCAGTGGTCGATCCGGATGCTGGTCCGGGTCAGTGACGACGGCGGACGGTTCCTGTGGTTGCGCGATTACACCGCCGCCCAGGCCGCACGACAGCGCGGCACGACGACACCACCGGATCGGCTCAGCACGGGGATCAGCACCGTCGGTCTCGGCTACACCTATCCCGGTGCGGACTCCCCCACCCTGACTGACGTCGACCTCGAACTGCCTGCCGGTGCGGTGGTCGCCGTGGTCGGCGAGAACGGCGCCGGCAAGTCCACCCTGATCGGGCTGCTGACCGGGATGCTCAGACCGACCACGGGTTCGGTGCTGGTCGACGGTGTTGATCTTGAACAGTTCGACATCGCGCAGTGGCGATCACGAATGTCGGGCGCCTTCCAGGACTACGCCCGGCTGGAATTCAGCGCCCAACAGTCGATCGGTGTCGGCAATCTGGACGATCTTGACGACCGGCCGGCCGTCCGGGACGCCCTCGACGAGGCTGCGGCCACCGACGTCCTGACGGCGCTGCCATCAGGTCTGGACACCCAACTGGGCACCACCTGGCCGGACGGCGTGGAGCTGTCCGGAGGCCAATGGCAGCGACTGGCCATCGCCCGCGGCATGATGCGCGATTCCCCGCTGCTGCTGGTGTTGGACGAGCCGACGGCCGCGCTGGACGCCGGCACCGAGCACGCGCTGTTCGAACGGTACGCCGAGGCGGCTCGCCGGACCGGCGGTCATGGTGGCGTCACACTGCTGGTCACCCACCGCTTCTCCACGGTCGCGGCGGCCGACCTGGTGATCGTTCTCCGGGACGGCTCGGTGGCCGAGATCGGGACCCATGCCGAGTTGTACTCCCGGGGCAGCCATTACGCCGAGCTCTACGACCTGCAGGCCCGCGGCTACCGCTGA